The following coding sequences are from one Lolium rigidum isolate FL_2022 chromosome 6, APGP_CSIRO_Lrig_0.1, whole genome shotgun sequence window:
- the LOC124662755 gene encoding G-type lectin S-receptor-like serine/threonine-protein kinase At5g35370 codes for MASPLLLLCTTLLLVLGHGGSRWKAAARTVPVEYLYPPYDLTYFEATDTNGVFLRSPNATFSAAVYSADDTDSSDAHQSRFVFSVLHDASRIPVWTAPSVSTTVLSLTASGLAISDPADQSGPPSWSTPADLAAPVAALRLLDTGQLALLDADNATLWSSFDAPTDTLLQGQTLPVGVPLTATVSDSNLSPGAYRLILTTNDALLQWQTSESGGGFVTYWALSSDAASVKQSNQTVHSMKVNASGIYLLADNAIDTVFTLLFTDPSASHKFLKLDSSGRLRALSMAYTPTAGRATLPAVWNAPASDCDLPLQCGSLGLCTLGNNTSSCTCPDDFSTRNSGGCSPADGSTLPVPAQNCNASSSSAATEAAYAYMSLGHGIAYSGSNFAVATTAGDALPACRDLCSANCSCLGFLYKNSSKSCYLLHDQIGSVFRASTNSDEAGFVKTLPLPSRGHGSGSSTLSPITIAFGIVLPTMAVVVITFLLYVLAARWLKNRPDGGGKKNKRKTKHSGHGRSWFMIQMMSLSSSRASSNVPSENGDDNENHHDDDDDAVLIPGLPARFTFADLETATSGFRSQIGSGGFGSVYRGELPDRTTVAVKRMNNLGTQGRREFLTEIAVIGNVHHVNLVKLRGFCADQSRQLMLVYEYMSRGSLDQSLFLSRFGGGDAGASASKKKTLLEWPERVGVCVGAARGLAYLHAGCDRKILHCDVKPENILLDDRGGVKIADFGLAKLLSPEQSGLFTTMRGTRGYLAPEWLTDAPVSDKADVYSFGMVLLEILRGTKNSKLVHQDEEDTATGSVASVSGSTSSDGRGGSYFPAVALEVHEEGGRRYEELVDPRLEGRANAAEVARVVRVALCCLHEDASLRPPMTAVAAMLDGSMEVREPRPEQLAYLRMYGRGIGGGKWKASHLTTGDGASISLSQQSCVSAQQLSAAR; via the coding sequence ATGGCGTCCCCTCTTCTCCTCCTGTGCACCACCTTGCTCCTCGTCCTCGGCCATGGCGGGTCAaggtggaaggcggcggcgcgcacGGTGCCGGTGGAGTACCTGTACCCTCCCTACGACCTCACCTACTTCGAAGCCACCGACACCAACGGCGTCTTCCTCCGCTCCCCCAACGCCACTTTCTCCGCTGCCGTCTACAGCGCCGACGACACCGACTCTTCCGACGCCCACCAGTCCCGCTTCGTCTTCTCCGTCCTCCACGACGCCTCCCGCATCCCCGTCTGGACCGCCCCCTCCGTCTCCACCACCGTCCTCTCCCTCACCGCCTCTGGCCTCGCCATCTCCGACCCGGCTGACCAATCAGGCCCGCCGTCCTGGTCAACTCCTGCCGACCTCGCCGCTCCCGTCgccgcgctccgcctcctcgacACCGGTCAGCTTGCCCTCCTCGACGCCGATAACGCCACGCTCTGGTCCTCCTTCGACGCCCCAACCGACACCCTGCTCCAGGGCCAGACGCTCCCCGTCGGCGTGCccctcaccgccaccgtctccgaCAGCAACCTCTCCCCCGGCGCCTACCGCCTCATCCTCACCACCAACGACGCGCTTCTCCAGTGGCAAACCTCCGAGTCCGGTGGTGGTTTCGTCACGTACTGGGCGCtctcctccgacgccgcctccgtCAAGCAATCCAACCAGACCGTCCACTCCATGAAGGTCAACGCCTCCGGTATCTACCTCCTCGCCGACAACGCCATCGACACCGTCTTCACGCTTCTCTTCACCGACCCCTCCGCCTCTCACAAGTTCCTCAAGCTGGATTCCTCTGGCCGCCTGCGCGCGCTGAGCATGGCCTACACACCCACGGCGGGGCGGGCCACGCTCCCCGCCGTCTGGAATGCTCCGGCGAGCGACTGCGACCTCCCGCTGCAGTGCGGCTCCCTCGGCCTCTGCACGCTCGGAAACAACACTTCCTCCTGCACGTGCCCCGACGACTTCAGCACGCGCAACTCGGGCGGATGCTCGCCGGCCGATGGCTCCACGCTCCCCGTCCCAGCACAGAACTGCAACGCGTCGTCGTCTTCGGCAGCAACAGAAGCGGCTTACGCCTACATGAGTTTGGGTCACGGGATCGCCTACTCCGGCAGCAATTTCGCGGTTGCCACGACGGCCGGAGACGCGCTCCCGGCGTGCCGCGACCTGTGCTCGGCCAACTGCTCCTGCCTCGGCTTCCTCTACAAGAACTCCTCCAAATCGTGCTACCTCCTGCACGATCAGATCGGCTCCGTCTTCCGCGCCAGCACAAACAGCGACGAGGCTGGCTTCGTCAAGACGCTCCCGCTGCCGTCGCGCGGCCACGGCAGTGGCTCGTCCACGCTGAGCCCCATAACGATCGCGTTCGGCATCGTGCTGCCCACCATGGCGGTGGTGGTAATCACCTTCCTGCTCTACGTGCTGGCCGCGCGGTGGCTCAAGAACCGCCCTGACGGCGGTGGCAAAAAGAATAAGAGGAAGACGAAGCATAGCGGACACGGCCGCAGCTGGTTCATGATTCAGATGATGTCGTTGTCGTCGTCTAGGGCGTCGTCCAACGTCCCGTCGGAGAATGGGGATGACAACGAGAACCAtcatgacgatgacgacgacgcggtCCTCATCCCCGGGCTGCCTGCCCGCTTCACGTTCGCCGACTTGGAAACGGCGACCAGCGGGTTCAGGTCGCAGATCGGCTCCGGCGGGTTCGGGTCCGTGTACCGCGGCGAGCTCCCCGACCGGACAACGGTGGCCGTGAAGCGGATGAACAACCTGGGCACGCAGGGGCGCCGCGAGTTCCTGACGGAGATCGCCGTGATCGGCAACGTCCACCACGTGAACCTGGTGAAGCTGCGGGGCTTCTGCGCCGACCAGTCCCGGCAGCTGATGCTCGTGTACGAGTACATGTCCCGCGGCTCCCTGGACCAGTCCCTCTTCCTTTCCCGCTTCGGCGGTGGCGACGCTGGCGCGTCTGCCAGCAAGAAGAAGACGCTGTTGGAATGGCCGGAGCGGGTGGGGGTGTGCGTGGGCGCGGCTCGCGGGCTGGCGTACCTGCACGCCGGCTGCGATCGGAAGATCCTGCACTGCGACGTGAAGCCGGAGAACATACTGCTGGACGACCGCGGCGGCGTGAAGATCGCCGACTTCGGGCTGGCGAAGCTGCTGAGCCCGGAGCAGTCGGGGCTGTTCACGACGATGCGGGGCACCAGGGGCTACCTGGCGCCGGAGTGGCTCACCGACGCGCCCGTCTCTGACAAGGCCGATGTCTACAGCTTCGGCATGGTGCTGCTCGAGATCCTGCGCGGTACCAAGAACTCCAAGCTAGTGCACCAAGACGAGGAGGACACCGCCACCGGCAGCGTCGCCTCCGTGTCTGGCAGCACCTCATCGGACGGCCGCGGCGGCAGCTACTTCCCGGCGGTGGCGCTGGAGGTGCACGAGGAAGGGGGTCGGCGGTACGAGGAGCTTGTGGACCCGAGGCTGGAGGGGAGAGCGAACGCGGCGGAGGTGGCGAGGGTGGTGCGGGTGGCGCTCTGCTGCCTCCATGAGGACGCGTCGCTGCGGCCGCCAATGACGGCCGTGGCCGCCATGCTCGACGGCAGCATGGAGGTGCGCGAGCCCAGACCAGAGCAGCTGGCCTACCTCAGGATGTACGGCCGAGGCATCGGCGGCGGCAAGTGGAAGGCCTCCCACCTCACGACCGGCGACGGCGCCAGCATCAGCTTGTCACAGCAATCATGTGTGTCGGCGCAGCAGCTCTCGGCTGCCAGATAG